In Trifolium pratense cultivar HEN17-A07 linkage group LG7, ARS_RC_1.1, whole genome shotgun sequence, a genomic segment contains:
- the LOC123894043 gene encoding G2/mitotic-specific cyclin S13-7-like has translation MPNVYFHNVGDDCARKPNPEAVDVDSSEAGEKLDSVPKKEGSGKSAREDQIPNSPPTTKSKIARRILIEPEDQPVDMDADDDTNNLAADEYLDELYNFYKLTEEENRASDYMESQREINTKMRTIVVDWLVEVHRHFKLKTETLFLNINIIDRYLSLINVPKKELQLVAICSMSLACKYEEVSYPKVNDLLEISDKFYNRRQFISRERDIVEKLQWNFTVTTPYVFLVRLIRASIVQDKEMENMAFYLAELGLGNYYVMVLFSPSQIAAAAVYSARCILNRIQYWNQYLQNLAGYCIEQIKDCAKLLVRIYASAADVKTKSVYNKFSSPRKGHIALLPQPRNIEERL, from the exons ATGCCTAATGTATATTTTCACAATGTTGGTGATGATTGTGCTCGAAAGCCAAATCCCGAGGCTGTAGATGTCGATAGTTCTGAAGCAGGAGAAAAACTTGATTCAGTTCCTAAAAAAGAGGGCAGCGGAAAATCTGCTAGGGAGGACCAGATTCCGAATTCGCCACCTACTACAAAAAGCAAG ATTGCTCGCAGAATCTTGATTGAGCCCGAGGATCAGCCTGTTGACATGGATGCAGATGATGATACCAATAATTTAGCAGCAGATGAATATCTTGATGAACTATACAATTTCTACAAGCTAACAGAA gAAGAAAATCGAGCTTCGGACTACATGGAATCACAGAGGGAAATCAATACTAAGATGAGGACTATTGTCGTGGACTGGTTGGTTGAAGTTCATCGTCATTTTAAATTGAAGACAGAGACACTCTTTCTTAACATTAACATAATTGATAGATACCTCTCATTgattaatgtaccaaaaaaagagcTACAGTTAGTGGCAATATGTTCAATGTCCTTAGCTTGCAAATATGAAGAAGTGTCATATCCTAAG GTAAATGATTTGTTGGAGATATCAGATAAATTTTATAACAGACGCCAGTTTATTTCAAGGGAGAGAGATATTGTTGAAAAGCTTCAATGGAATTTTACAGTAACTACACCCTATGTATTTTTAGTTCGACTTATTAGAGCATCTATTGTTCAAGATAAAGAG ATGGAGAACATGGCATTTTACCTAGCAGAACTTGGACTTGGAAATTATTATGTCATGGTATTATTCTCGCCTTCACAGATTGCTGCAGCAGCTGTTTACTCGGCTCGTTGTATACTCAATAGGATTCAATATTGGAATCAATATCTGCAGAACCTAGCTGGTTACTGCATAGAACAAATCAA AGATTGCGCGAAGCTATTAGTGAGGATATACGCAAGTGCAGCAGATGTTAAAACCAAATCAGTGTACAACAAATTCTCAAGTCCTAGGAAAGGTCACATTGCTCTTTTACCACAGCCGCGTAACATCGAAGAAAGATTGTAG